One part of the Desulfobacterales bacterium genome encodes these proteins:
- a CDS encoding molybdopterin molybdotransferase MoeA produces MRFLKLVSVEEAEQILLSLGKLLPAEYIPLEDACGRILAEPISSPEDIPGFDRSIKDGYAVRSADTLGAGENKPKLLKMTGRIPMGENTAEPLGEKEAKYIPTGGHMPKGADAVIMQENTELAGDVLLIKTAASPGLDVLKYNEDFSNGEPVFPAGHRINAQTAGVLAAFGCDPVLVRKRPAVGIISTGNELVLPADTPKLGQIRDTNTTLIRSFMTERGAKPVFYGIVRDDAKALTPIAAKAAAECDLVILSGGSSKDEKDVTSRVIATLGKVHVHGVSVAPGKPTIIGSINDVPILGLPGHPASTYMITTLFAGPLLAKMTGAREKPRKINAPLAMSFPSEKGREDLVRVKLSENGEAEPVLGKSGLLHTLIQSDGYIRVPAGRDGCEKGDIVEVFLW; encoded by the coding sequence ATGAGATTTCTGAAACTCGTATCCGTTGAAGAAGCGGAACAAATCCTTCTCTCACTGGGAAAACTTCTTCCTGCCGAATACATTCCTCTGGAAGATGCCTGCGGAAGGATCCTCGCAGAACCAATATCATCTCCCGAAGATATTCCGGGATTTGACCGCTCCATTAAAGACGGATATGCCGTTCGGTCCGCAGATACGCTTGGCGCAGGAGAAAACAAACCAAAGCTTCTGAAAATGACCGGCAGGATCCCAATGGGTGAGAACACCGCCGAACCTCTCGGAGAAAAAGAAGCAAAATATATCCCGACCGGAGGCCATATGCCGAAGGGAGCCGACGCCGTAATAATGCAGGAGAACACGGAACTCGCCGGCGACGTGCTTCTCATCAAAACAGCTGCCAGTCCCGGACTGGATGTCCTGAAATACAATGAAGACTTTTCGAACGGGGAGCCTGTCTTTCCAGCCGGTCACCGGATCAACGCACAAACAGCCGGTGTTCTTGCCGCCTTCGGCTGCGACCCTGTCCTGGTCAGAAAACGTCCGGCGGTTGGGATCATCTCAACCGGAAATGAACTGGTTTTGCCCGCAGATACACCGAAACTCGGACAGATACGCGACACAAACACCACACTCATCAGATCGTTCATGACGGAACGCGGAGCAAAGCCCGTATTCTACGGGATCGTCCGGGACGATGCAAAAGCTTTGACACCAATTGCTGCCAAAGCAGCCGCCGAGTGCGATCTCGTCATCCTTTCCGGCGGCAGTTCAAAAGATGAAAAAGACGTCACTTCACGCGTCATCGCCACTCTGGGAAAAGTCCATGTCCACGGCGTATCGGTCGCTCCCGGCAAACCCACGATCATTGGAAGCATAAATGATGTCCCGATCCTGGGCCTGCCGGGACATCCCGCTTCGACCTATATGATCACCACGCTTTTTGCCGGCCCTCTTCTCGCAAAAATGACGGGAGCACGGGAAAAACCGCGAAAAATCAACGCACCCCTCGCAATGAGTTTTCCCTCAGAAAAAGGAAGAGAAGATCTCGTCAGAGTCAAACTCAGTGAAAACGGAGAAGCAGAACCTGTCCTTGGTAAATCCGGTCTTTTGCATACGCTCATACAAAGCGACGGCTATATCAGGGTCCCGGCCGGCCGTGACGGATGCGAAAAAGGGGACATTGTGGAGGTATTCTTATGGTAA